The proteins below are encoded in one region of Paenibacillus albus:
- a CDS encoding methyl-accepting chemotaxis protein: MHTILEQYISLAKGIQALYPDDAHIAIFDSEKLIYSLPGTTVNLGLQLDTPISAFKGLVPEKIMNTMTRQTEDLPAGKLPLPVKSVGIPLFDENEEMIGMVAIISSAVQMYSLRDASTKLIELLSGMSETTNQISLGSNEITQRLHEVSESTQVVKNDIQQIQETLLFVEEVASQSNLLGLNAAIEAARAGEHGRGFNIVATEIRKMSDKSKEAAQTSKDQLELILKAYQGLDDALQQIAAITAQHSAGLEDLNSTFAHIEDIASTLK, encoded by the coding sequence ATGCACACGATTCTCGAGCAGTATATTTCGCTAGCTAAAGGCATTCAAGCTTTGTATCCCGACGATGCCCACATCGCTATCTTCGATTCGGAGAAGCTAATCTATAGCTTGCCTGGCACAACGGTCAACCTTGGCTTGCAGCTTGACACACCGATCAGCGCATTCAAAGGACTTGTCCCTGAGAAGATAATGAACACAATGACTCGCCAAACAGAAGATCTTCCTGCTGGCAAGCTGCCTCTTCCTGTCAAATCTGTCGGCATTCCACTCTTTGATGAGAACGAAGAGATGATTGGGATGGTTGCGATCATTTCATCGGCGGTGCAGATGTACTCGCTTCGGGATGCATCGACGAAGCTGATTGAGCTGCTGTCCGGGATGTCGGAGACGACGAACCAAATCTCGCTCGGCTCGAACGAAATTACGCAGCGGCTGCATGAAGTATCGGAATCGACTCAGGTTGTAAAGAATGATATCCAGCAAATTCAAGAGACACTCTTGTTCGTCGAAGAGGTTGCTTCCCAATCGAACCTGCTTGGCCTTAATGCTGCTATTGAAGCAGCACGCGCGGGAGAGCATGGCAGAGGCTTCAATATTGTCGCAACCGAAATTCGCAAAATGTCCGATAAAAGCAAGGAAGCTGCACAGACAAGTAAAGATCAGCTAGAGCTTATTCTCAAAGCTTATCAAGGGTTGGATGATGCTTTGCAGCAAATCGCCGCCATCACGGCACAGCACAGCGCCGGACTTGAGGATCTCAATTCGACGTTCGCACATATTGAAGACATCGCAAGCACATTGAAATAA
- a CDS encoding RNA polymerase sigma-70 factor: MEQTEGTGAAEAYAAYKPLLFALAYRMLGSVMDAEDIVQEAFLAMSETKLEDVRHPKAYLCKIVTNRCIDRLRSASKQREVYVGPWLPEPLVDASQSESDEPFSSYMQKESLSTAYLLLLQQLSWVERAVFLLREVLQYEYDEIAEIVGKSSTNCRQIFRRAKLAISGIPEQERELASVNAQPKESNLVEQFVQALASGNMPQLLSIVKEGAVLYSDGGGKVRAAVRPIVGADRIAAFFFGVQEKQLPEGTSFVFAPVNGATGVIGYAHGQPFFVLTVDIREGQIASFYVVINPDKLKHMASINS; encoded by the coding sequence ATGGAACAGACAGAAGGTACTGGAGCGGCCGAAGCTTATGCTGCCTATAAACCGCTATTGTTTGCGCTGGCTTACCGCATGCTCGGCAGTGTAATGGATGCGGAAGATATTGTGCAGGAAGCTTTTCTGGCGATGAGCGAGACGAAGCTGGAGGATGTGCGTCATCCGAAGGCCTATCTGTGCAAAATCGTTACGAACCGCTGCATCGATCGCCTTCGCTCGGCGAGCAAGCAGCGCGAGGTCTATGTCGGGCCATGGCTGCCAGAGCCATTAGTGGATGCAAGCCAATCAGAGAGCGATGAGCCGTTCAGCTCGTACATGCAGAAGGAATCGCTGTCGACCGCCTACCTGCTGCTGCTTCAGCAGCTCTCCTGGGTGGAGAGGGCAGTCTTCCTGCTTCGGGAAGTGCTGCAATATGAGTATGATGAGATCGCAGAGATCGTTGGAAAGAGCAGCACGAATTGTCGTCAAATCTTCCGCAGGGCGAAGCTTGCGATCAGCGGCATTCCAGAGCAGGAGAGGGAGCTGGCCAGCGTGAATGCCCAGCCGAAGGAGTCGAATCTAGTCGAACAATTCGTGCAGGCACTCGCCTCCGGCAACATGCCGCAGCTGCTCAGCATTGTAAAGGAAGGGGCCGTACTCTACTCCGATGGCGGCGGCAAAGTAAGGGCAGCGGTTCGTCCTATCGTCGGCGCAGATCGCATTGCGGCATTCTTCTTCGGCGTGCAGGAGAAACAGCTGCCCGAGGGGACCAGCTTTGTCTTTGCGCCAGTGAACGGAGCGACGGGAGTAATTGGATATGCGCACGGACAGCCCTTTTTTGTACTCACGGTTGATATTAGGGAAGGTCAGATTGCATCGTTCTACGTCGTGATTAATCCGGATAAGCTGAAGCACATGGCATCTATTAACAGCTAA
- a CDS encoding AAA family ATPase has product MKIRIVGGCGSGKTYIARQLAKRYGIPHVQTDNLVWDRSDDTKYPEATRDRMLNEIVGQSSWIIEGVHHKWGTIRYAEADYIFIIRAPLAVQNLRTLKRFVKTRLGLEACNYKQSLSNLREMFGWNRNFERDNMVNILALTETYLAKRYIVRRNTEIMDILPNGDEE; this is encoded by the coding sequence TTGAAGATAAGAATTGTCGGAGGCTGCGGCAGCGGCAAAACATACATAGCTAGGCAGCTCGCGAAGCGGTATGGCATTCCTCACGTTCAGACCGATAATCTCGTCTGGGATCGGAGCGATGATACCAAGTATCCGGAAGCGACCAGAGACAGAATGCTGAATGAAATCGTGGGGCAATCGTCGTGGATTATCGAGGGCGTGCATCATAAGTGGGGGACGATCAGGTACGCGGAAGCAGATTACATCTTTATTATTCGGGCACCTCTTGCCGTGCAGAACTTGCGCACTTTGAAAAGGTTCGTGAAGACACGGCTGGGGCTTGAAGCGTGCAACTATAAGCAATCGCTTAGTAATCTGCGGGAGATGTTCGGATGGAACCGTAATTTTGAAAGAGATAATATGGTTAACATCTTGGCGCTGACGGAGACGTATCTAGCGAAGCGTTATATTGTGAGGCGCAATACAGAAATTATGGATATTTTGCCTAATGGGGACGAGGAATAA
- a CDS encoding GH116 family glycosyl-hydrolase, whose protein sequence is MKQQVDSKTGIKTYPKDILFSRSEQREFKHDAKEAAFLLGGIGTGNISLGARGELRDFEMFNRPGKGNQLYYSFFAIWAKAHGGAEPIAKVLEAELQPPFGRNGKGYHAGTMAGLPRLKASKLRGEYPLAEVEFEDASLPVNVKLEAFTPFIPLNADDSGIPAAVLRYKVSNPSSLPVDVSIVGSLSNPVGWQGLDRFDNTLVDEVGVNELRKNGRVTGVHFTSPKLPADHLRNGSMSLMTTSDDVTAKPTWQIGSWWDGAHEFWDDFAEDGRLEEIPPVDNSEVAIAPQSRLRVGSIGSYATVLPGKEKTFEFVLAWHFPNRPKHWDEDHKLQPGEIIRNHYATKFADAWEAGSYLINELDRLEKGTRSFHQALFSSTLPSYVIDALSANMTVLRSPTCFRVEGGTFYAFEGSHSQHGSCHGTCTHVWNYAQTAAFLFPELERSARNVEFLVETDETGNMAFRTQQTFGMGRQNMPPAVDGQMGTIVRLYREWKLSGDHDFLHGLWEKAGLALDFAFGHWDSDGDGVLDSEQHNTYDIEFFGPNSLANSLFLAALKAGAEMASYVGDTERAERYTAAFERGQKRVDELLWNGEYYVQRIDDVNSHLYQYGIGCLSDQVFGQFLAHVSGLGYILPEAHVKEAVASIFRYNFRTDFYGHANVQRTYTLNDEQGLLLCSWPHGGRPKVPFVYADEVWTGIEYHVAAHLIYEGMIEEGLTLVKAVRDRHDGYRRNPWAEEECGYHYARSLASWAVLLSLSGFTYDMREGTISFAPVIEQDDFSCFWSTGTAWGTYRQQRNAATGELTKSLDVLYGDAGSVRLKG, encoded by the coding sequence ATGAAGCAGCAAGTCGATTCGAAGACGGGAATAAAAACGTATCCGAAAGACATTCTGTTCTCTCGCTCAGAGCAACGCGAATTCAAGCATGATGCGAAGGAAGCGGCTTTTCTGCTTGGCGGTATCGGCACAGGCAATATTTCGCTCGGGGCACGCGGCGAGCTTAGAGATTTTGAAATGTTTAACCGCCCGGGCAAGGGCAATCAGCTCTATTACAGCTTCTTCGCGATTTGGGCAAAAGCGCATGGCGGCGCTGAGCCAATCGCCAAAGTGCTCGAAGCGGAGCTTCAACCTCCCTTTGGTCGGAACGGCAAAGGGTATCACGCCGGAACGATGGCGGGGCTGCCGCGATTGAAAGCATCGAAGCTGCGAGGAGAGTATCCGCTGGCAGAGGTGGAATTCGAGGATGCGTCGCTTCCTGTTAACGTTAAATTGGAAGCGTTTACGCCATTCATTCCGCTGAATGCGGACGATTCCGGCATTCCCGCGGCTGTGCTCCGCTACAAGGTGAGCAATCCGTCATCGCTGCCTGTCGATGTATCCATTGTCGGCAGCTTGTCTAATCCGGTCGGCTGGCAAGGGCTTGACCGGTTTGATAATACGCTCGTCGACGAGGTTGGCGTGAATGAATTGCGTAAGAACGGGCGAGTGACAGGCGTCCATTTCACTTCGCCGAAGCTGCCTGCGGATCATCTGCGAAATGGCAGCATGAGCCTCATGACGACATCGGATGACGTCACTGCGAAACCGACTTGGCAGATTGGCAGCTGGTGGGATGGGGCGCATGAGTTTTGGGATGATTTTGCCGAGGATGGAAGGCTTGAGGAAATTCCCCCTGTCGATAACAGTGAAGTAGCGATTGCGCCGCAATCGCGGCTGCGAGTAGGCTCCATTGGCAGCTATGCGACCGTGCTTCCGGGCAAAGAGAAGACATTCGAATTCGTGCTGGCATGGCATTTTCCGAACCGGCCAAAGCATTGGGATGAAGATCATAAGCTTCAGCCGGGGGAGATTATCCGCAACCATTACGCGACCAAGTTCGCTGATGCTTGGGAGGCTGGAAGCTATCTCATTAATGAGCTGGATCGTCTGGAGAAGGGCACTCGTTCCTTCCACCAAGCGCTGTTCAGCAGTACATTGCCTTCGTATGTTATTGACGCACTGTCCGCAAATATGACGGTACTGCGAAGTCCAACCTGCTTCCGTGTCGAAGGGGGAACTTTCTATGCCTTCGAGGGAAGCCATTCCCAACACGGCAGCTGCCACGGAACCTGTACACATGTATGGAATTATGCGCAGACGGCGGCGTTCCTGTTCCCTGAGCTGGAGCGAAGCGCGCGAAATGTAGAGTTTCTTGTGGAGACCGACGAGACAGGCAATATGGCATTCCGCACACAGCAAACATTCGGCATGGGACGCCAGAACATGCCTCCTGCTGTCGATGGCCAGATGGGCACGATTGTCCGGCTGTATCGCGAGTGGAAGCTGAGCGGCGACCATGATTTCCTGCACGGTCTATGGGAGAAGGCGGGGCTGGCGCTGGATTTTGCATTCGGGCACTGGGATTCGGACGGCGACGGCGTACTGGATAGCGAGCAGCATAATACGTACGACATTGAGTTTTTTGGACCGAACTCGCTGGCTAACTCGCTCTTCCTTGCTGCGCTGAAGGCGGGTGCAGAGATGGCTTCATATGTTGGCGATACAGAGCGGGCAGAGCGCTACACAGCGGCTTTCGAGCGTGGTCAAAAGCGGGTCGACGAGCTGCTCTGGAACGGAGAGTACTACGTTCAGCGTATCGACGATGTGAATTCGCATTTGTATCAATACGGCATCGGCTGCCTGTCGGACCAAGTGTTTGGCCAGTTCCTCGCACATGTCTCAGGGCTTGGTTATATACTGCCTGAAGCGCATGTGAAGGAAGCGGTCGCTTCGATCTTCCGCTACAATTTCCGTACGGACTTCTACGGACATGCCAATGTACAGCGCACGTATACGCTTAATGATGAGCAGGGGCTGCTGCTCTGCTCGTGGCCGCATGGCGGGCGTCCGAAGGTTCCGTTCGTCTACGCAGACGAAGTGTGGACAGGCATTGAGTATCATGTTGCTGCACATCTCATCTACGAGGGCATGATTGAGGAAGGGCTGACGCTTGTAAAAGCAGTCCGTGACCGCCATGACGGCTACCGCCGTAACCCATGGGCGGAGGAAGAATGCGGCTATCACTATGCCAGGTCGCTGGCAAGCTGGGCTGTGCTGCTGTCGCTTAGCGGCTTCACCTACGACATGCGTGAAGGAACGATTAGCTTTGCACCGGTTATCGAACAGGATGATTTCAGCTGCTTCTGGAGCACCGGCACTGCATGGGGCACGTACCGCCAGCAGAGAAACGCTGCAACCGGCGAGCTTACGAAGTCACTTGATGTGCTGTATGGGGATGCCGGAAGTGTGCGTTTGAAGGGATAG
- a CDS encoding DUF429 domain-containing protein, with amino-acid sequence MPLGIGIDGCRSGWAAVLIEDSLETIELLLAPNITELWARLQLDCEDILIFIDMPIGLPEGEQGDNNTHSFRISDGDCRKLLPTKRKSSVFNTPTRQATYSQTPSETNYAIVQKKLSKQSENIIPKIREVDLFMKAKLPHGIQHQMEESHPELNFQRFNGNIALQHNKKMKEGIVERLLILQNAGIPAAKIELMLSQARTNAVAKDDILDAAVLALAAYSISSGIRPKLKVSPSEQYDYAGELEMNISYC; translated from the coding sequence ATGCCGCTAGGAATTGGAATCGACGGCTGCCGCTCAGGCTGGGCGGCGGTCCTAATAGAAGACTCGTTAGAAACAATCGAGCTGCTGTTAGCTCCCAATATAACGGAGCTGTGGGCACGACTGCAGCTAGACTGCGAAGACATACTCATCTTCATCGACATGCCGATTGGTCTTCCGGAAGGCGAGCAAGGAGACAATAATACACATTCGTTTCGCATAAGCGACGGCGATTGCAGGAAGCTTCTCCCGACGAAGCGCAAAAGCAGCGTGTTCAACACACCGACCAGGCAAGCGACGTATTCGCAGACGCCATCGGAGACGAATTACGCAATTGTGCAGAAGAAGCTGTCCAAGCAGTCGGAGAACATTATCCCGAAAATAAGAGAAGTGGACCTGTTCATGAAGGCGAAGCTGCCTCATGGAATCCAGCATCAGATGGAGGAATCGCACCCAGAGCTGAATTTTCAACGGTTCAATGGAAATATAGCACTCCAGCATAACAAGAAGATGAAGGAGGGCATAGTCGAGCGCTTGCTTATTCTTCAAAACGCGGGCATTCCTGCAGCAAAGATAGAGCTCATGCTCAGCCAAGCGAGGACGAATGCAGTCGCGAAGGACGATATACTGGACGCAGCCGTGCTCGCACTAGCAGCGTATAGTATTAGCTCGGGTATTCGCCCCAAGCTGAAAGTGTCTCCGAGCGAGCAATATGATTACGCCGGCGAACTCGAAATGAACATAAGCTACTGTTGA
- a CDS encoding DUF4037 domain-containing protein, protein MRGIELSRTFYREIVEPLMREYLESDDYGAALIGPGSEVLGFDTEMSQDHDWGPRVCLFLGASYPAKAADELRSLLEKRAPERFYSFPVDTGMTRITSLNSFMNNRLGIDLHTEIELLDWLTFPSQTLLELTSGEVFKDGAGELRELRERLAYYPDDIWLYLIACTWQRIGQEEHLMNRAGYVGDELGSAVMGSRIVRDVMNLCFLMERNYAPYPKWFGTAFKQLNCAEQLLPLLWEAQTAMKWREREGALGRVYRILARMHNDRGLTEARIGEEAMSFFTRPFNVMNGGDIAVLIRERIQDSHIRWLAEHRPIGSIDQITDNTDVRNMPQSPSSRERLKALYSRSE, encoded by the coding sequence ATGCGAGGGATTGAATTAAGCAGAACGTTTTACCGCGAAATCGTAGAACCGCTCATGCGCGAGTACTTGGAATCGGACGATTATGGCGCAGCGTTAATCGGGCCAGGCAGTGAAGTGCTTGGCTTCGATACCGAAATGTCGCAGGACCATGACTGGGGACCGCGCGTATGCTTGTTCCTTGGAGCCAGTTATCCGGCAAAGGCGGCAGATGAGCTGCGTTCGCTGCTTGAGAAGCGGGCGCCTGAGCGCTTCTATAGCTTTCCGGTGGATACGGGCATGACGCGTATTACGAGTTTGAATAGCTTCATGAATAATAGACTTGGAATCGACTTGCATACTGAAATTGAGCTGCTCGACTGGCTCACCTTCCCTTCGCAGACACTGCTTGAGCTAACAAGCGGCGAAGTGTTTAAGGACGGAGCCGGTGAGTTGAGGGAGCTGCGTGAGCGGCTCGCTTATTATCCAGACGACATCTGGCTCTACCTAATCGCCTGCACCTGGCAGCGGATCGGGCAAGAAGAGCATCTAATGAACCGGGCCGGTTATGTAGGCGACGAGCTTGGTTCTGCTGTTATGGGATCGCGAATCGTCCGCGATGTGATGAATCTGTGCTTCTTAATGGAGCGTAACTATGCGCCATATCCGAAGTGGTTCGGAACTGCGTTTAAGCAGCTGAACTGCGCGGAGCAGCTCCTGCCTCTTCTATGGGAAGCGCAGACGGCTATGAAATGGAGGGAGCGGGAGGGCGCGCTAGGCCGAGTGTACCGCATACTAGCCCGAATGCATAATGATAGGGGGCTAACGGAAGCGCGGATCGGGGAGGAAGCGATGTCGTTCTTCACACGTCCTTTCAATGTCATGAACGGCGGCGACATTGCGGTTCTGATCCGCGAACGTATCCAGGACAGTCATATCCGCTGGCTGGCGGAGCACCGTCCGATCGGCAGCATCGACCAGATCACGGACAATACCGATGTCCGTAACATGCCGCAATCGCCGTCAAGCCGAGAACGATTGAAGGCGCTCTATAGCCGCAGTGAATAA
- a CDS encoding cupin domain-containing protein, whose protein sequence is MSENIFISSLLNGQPFQPSGAKLVIADWKAEGTPEGNEPMPIAPLHRHNVDDEAWYVLEGRLAFQIDDDIMEASAGQAVIVPSGKAHTYWNPAPEEARYLLIMTDTINTLIEEIHRSTDRSPDKMKQLFSKYESELL, encoded by the coding sequence ATGTCCGAAAATATCTTTATATCATCCCTCTTAAACGGCCAGCCGTTTCAACCATCCGGTGCGAAGCTGGTCATTGCTGATTGGAAAGCTGAAGGGACGCCTGAAGGCAATGAACCGATGCCCATTGCTCCGCTGCACCGGCATAATGTAGATGATGAAGCCTGGTATGTACTCGAGGGGCGTCTGGCTTTTCAAATCGATGATGATATTATGGAAGCAAGTGCCGGACAAGCGGTCATCGTTCCGAGTGGCAAAGCGCATACGTACTGGAATCCGGCGCCGGAAGAAGCGCGGTATCTGCTGATTATGACGGATACGATCAACACGCTTATCGAGGAGATTCACCGATCGACGGATCGCAGCCCGGATAAAATGAAGCAGCTGTTCAGCAAGTACGAATCGGAGCTGCTGTAA